One window of the Methanocaldococcus vulcanius M7 genome contains the following:
- a CDS encoding TatD family hydrolase: MDIIKDLPITDNHLHVDDEKGYGAEKVARMFHNAGGKIMIILNKPTFDGDLTRSMDKLVKDVEKINKNTQIKAFGLVGVHPAELTYLTKFMDLKKAKEKMISALNYAKKIVEKYDYIVGIGEVGRPHYKVDEEIWTASNDILKYCMELSKDLDCAIQIHAESSTEEQFKEFYNMACDVGINPERVIKHHCGDMVLEGEKYKIFPSILASRVDEEIIKKSLRFVMETDYIDDLKRPGVVLGVKTVPRITRRLLERGVLDEEGVYKIHKDNIEKLYNVELDF; the protein is encoded by the coding sequence ATGGACATCATAAAAGATCTTCCCATAACTGATAACCACTTGCATGTTGATGATGAAAAAGGATATGGGGCTGAAAAGGTAGCAAGGATGTTTCACAATGCCGGAGGAAAAATAATGATAATACTAAACAAGCCAACGTTTGACGGAGATCTAACAAGATCTATGGACAAATTGGTTAAAGACGTTGAAAAGATAAACAAAAACACACAAATAAAAGCATTTGGGTTAGTTGGAGTCCATCCTGCAGAATTAACATATTTAACTAAATTTATGGATCTAAAGAAGGCAAAAGAAAAAATGATCTCTGCATTAAACTATGCTAAAAAGATTGTAGAGAAATATGACTATATCGTTGGTATTGGAGAGGTTGGAAGGCCTCACTATAAAGTAGATGAGGAAATATGGACTGCTTCAAACGATATTTTAAAATACTGTATGGAATTATCAAAAGATTTAGATTGTGCAATACAAATCCATGCCGAAAGTTCAACAGAAGAGCAATTTAAGGAGTTTTACAACATGGCATGTGATGTTGGGATAAACCCCGAGAGAGTTATAAAACACCACTGTGGAGATATGGTTTTAGAGGGGGAAAAATACAAGATCTTTCCGTCAATATTGGCCTCGAGAGTTGACGAAGAGATTATTAAAAAGTCGCTTAGGTTTGTTATGGAAACCGACTATATAGATGATCTTAAAAGGCCAGGAGTTGTTTTAGGTGTAAAAACAGTTCCAAGAATCACAAGAAGATTGTTAGAGAGAGGAGTTTTAGATGAAGAGGGGGTTTATAAAATACATAAGGATAATATTGAAAAACTGTACAATGTAGAGTTAGATTTTTAA
- a CDS encoding D-glucuronyl C5-epimerase family protein: protein MEKGKIIPFLIIGIFSFVFGYFVGVSQPLYSENIVIQYFKNPKPYSVEDVSLPITYYGTVCGKYIGYQIPPHNVNEEARNSFYRYFKLKDKDPKKAESYLKRGLFLTEYLISQSQKEQVEVNGRTISFIIWTYNFEFPLYNLSRGWKGSLCQAGCLKTLYLAYLATEDKRYLKYANLALNAFEVPVEKGGLLKLRRYKNNSYYWFPEYASENPPYVLNGFITATLWIGEFGDKTNNSEARYLYKRGLKSIETFLPMYDAGNWSYYDALGHKCNRHYEHLQRLQMLWLYNITKKEMYLKYYEKWKE from the coding sequence ATGGAAAAAGGCAAAATTATTCCTTTTTTGATTATTGGAATTTTTAGTTTTGTTTTTGGGTATTTCGTTGGAGTATCCCAGCCCTTATACTCTGAAAACATAGTTATTCAATATTTTAAAAATCCAAAACCTTACAGTGTTGAAGATGTTTCACTTCCAATAACCTACTACGGAACAGTATGTGGAAAGTATATTGGATATCAGATACCTCCTCACAACGTCAATGAAGAGGCAAGAAATAGTTTTTATAGATATTTTAAGTTAAAAGATAAAGATCCAAAAAAGGCAGAGAGTTATTTAAAAAGAGGTCTCTTCCTAACTGAATACTTAATATCTCAATCACAAAAAGAGCAGGTAGAGGTTAATGGAAGGACTATAAGTTTTATTATTTGGACATATAATTTTGAGTTTCCGTTGTATAATTTATCAAGAGGATGGAAGGGATCTTTATGTCAGGCAGGATGTTTAAAAACCCTCTATTTGGCATATTTGGCAACCGAAGATAAAAGATATTTAAAATACGCAAACTTGGCGTTAAATGCTTTTGAAGTTCCAGTAGAAAAGGGAGGTTTATTAAAACTAAGACGCTATAAGAACAATTCATACTACTGGTTTCCAGAATATGCTTCTGAAAATCCTCCCTATGTGTTAAATGGATTTATAACAGCCACATTATGGATAGGAGAATTTGGAGATAAAACTAACAATTCTGAGGCACGATATTTATATAAAAGAGGTTTAAAGTCGATAGAAACATTTTTGCCAATGTATGATGCCGGAAATTGGTCATACTACGATGCTTTGGGACATAAATGTAATAGACATTATGAGCACTTACAGAGATTGCAAATGCTGTGGTTGTATAACATAACAAAAAAAGAGATGTATTTAAAGTATTATGAAAAATGGAAGGAGTAA
- a CDS encoding metal-sulfur cluster assembly factor — MSENIKKGLSKEEVINALKTVADPHMGISIVDMGLVKDLNVDEEGNVSFKIVPTNPYCMSVMAMAIQAKEAVKSLEGVKNVKVEVEGHVMEKDINEMLKE; from the coding sequence ATGAGCGAAAACATAAAAAAAGGACTCAGTAAAGAGGAAGTTATAAACGCTTTAAAAACCGTTGCTGATCCTCATATGGGTATAAGTATTGTAGATATGGGTCTTGTAAAAGACCTTAACGTGGATGAAGAAGGAAATGTTAGTTTTAAAATTGTTCCAACAAATCCATACTGTATGAGTGTTATGGCAATGGCTATTCAAGCAAAGGAAGCGGTTAAATCATTGGAAGGGGTTAAAAATGTAAAAGTTGAAGTTGAGGGGCATGTTATGGAGAAGGATATTAATGAAATGCTTAAAGAGTAA